One Erythrobacter aureus DNA segment encodes these proteins:
- a CDS encoding DUF6768 family protein, with protein sequence MTDIDDQIRTALDADDRAFLDRLEEDRGMFRQIGDAMGGALGGWAKLMAVVSFALGAAMIYTLYQALVAPDVRETVLWSLATIAALIAQGFLKEWFFNRMNMLTVLREVKRLQVQLAMLEDRRG encoded by the coding sequence ATGACCGATATCGACGACCAGATCCGCACCGCGCTCGACGCGGACGACAGAGCATTTCTCGACCGGCTGGAGGAGGATCGCGGCATGTTCCGACAGATCGGCGATGCCATGGGCGGCGCGCTGGGCGGCTGGGCCAAGCTCATGGCGGTGGTATCCTTCGCCCTCGGTGCGGCAATGATCTACACGCTCTATCAGGCGCTCGTCGCACCTGACGTGCGCGAGACGGTGCTGTGGAGCCTCGCAACGATCGCGGCGCTGATTGCGCAGGGTTTCCTCAAGGAATGGTTTTTCAACCGCATGAACATGCTCACGGTCCTGCGCGAAGTGAAACGGCTGCAGGTGCAGTTGGCGATGCTGGAGGATCGGCGCGGTTAG
- the lysA gene encoding diaminopimelate decarboxylase: MDHFQHRDGVLYAEDVPLPRIAEEVGTPVYVYSRATLERHARVFREALSGLDDPHIAFAVKANPNLAVLKILANEGYGADVVSGGELTRALAAGMKPEDIVFSGVGKTHAELLQGLDEGIGQFNIESEEEGYELAAIARRHGKRAACALRVNPDVDARTHEKISTGKRENKFGVPLDRAAEIYAGLAREDGLDMRGIAVHIGSQLSSLEPLETAFVKVGTLIAELRDKGCAVTHADLGGGLGVPYKAGEQLPAPADYGAMVARVTKGWNVRLMFEPGRVIAGNAGVLLTRVIRSKRSGNGPPFVVVDAAMNDLARPAMYGAWHDFEAVEPTGEKMTAHIVGPICETGDTFAMDRECDALVAGDLAVFRTAGAYGATMASSYNSRGFVAETLVDGDRYAVVADRIAASAIMDAERVPEWLG; this comes from the coding sequence ATGGATCATTTCCAGCATCGAGACGGCGTGCTGTACGCCGAAGACGTTCCCCTGCCGCGCATTGCCGAGGAAGTGGGGACCCCTGTCTATGTCTATTCGCGCGCGACGCTGGAACGGCACGCGCGCGTATTCCGCGAGGCGCTTTCCGGCCTCGACGATCCGCACATCGCCTTTGCGGTGAAGGCCAATCCCAATCTTGCCGTGCTGAAGATCCTCGCGAACGAGGGGTACGGCGCCGATGTCGTCTCGGGCGGGGAGCTGACACGCGCACTGGCTGCCGGAATGAAGCCGGAAGACATCGTGTTTTCGGGCGTCGGCAAAACCCATGCCGAATTGCTGCAGGGTCTCGATGAAGGCATTGGCCAGTTCAACATCGAGAGCGAGGAAGAGGGTTACGAACTGGCCGCCATCGCCCGGCGTCACGGCAAGCGCGCCGCCTGTGCGCTGCGGGTCAATCCCGATGTCGATGCGCGCACGCATGAAAAGATTTCGACCGGCAAACGCGAAAACAAATTCGGTGTCCCGCTGGATCGCGCGGCGGAAATCTATGCGGGGCTGGCGCGTGAAGATGGCCTCGATATGCGCGGTATCGCGGTTCATATCGGCAGTCAGCTTTCCTCGCTGGAGCCGCTAGAAACCGCTTTCGTCAAGGTCGGCACACTGATTGCCGAATTGCGCGACAAGGGTTGCGCGGTGACGCACGCCGATCTCGGCGGCGGGCTCGGCGTGCCTTACAAGGCGGGCGAACAATTGCCCGCCCCCGCCGATTATGGCGCGATGGTGGCGCGCGTCACCAAGGGCTGGAATGTCCGTCTCATGTTCGAACCCGGCCGCGTGATCGCCGGCAATGCAGGCGTATTGCTGACCCGCGTGATCCGCTCGAAGCGCAGCGGAAACGGTCCTCCCTTCGTCGTCGTCGATGCGGCGATGAACGACCTTGCGCGGCCTGCCATGTACGGCGCCTGGCACGATTTCGAAGCAGTGGAGCCCACGGGCGAGAAAATGACCGCGCATATCGTCGGCCCGATCTGCGAAACGGGCGATACCTTTGCCATGGACCGCGAATGCGATGCCCTGGTAGCTGGAGACCTGGCGGTTTTTCGTACTGCCGGAGCCTATGGCGCGACCATGGCCTCGTCGTACAATTCGCGCGGCTTCGTGGCCGAAACGCTGGTCGACGGCGACCGCTACGCCGTGGTCGCCGACCGGATCGCGGCCAGTGCGATCATGGATGCGGAGCGCGTTCCGGAATGGCTCGGCTGA
- the argH gene encoding argininosuccinate lyase: MWGGRFAEGPSAIMREINASIPFDKALWREDIAGSRAHVAMLAKQGIVSEADAKAIDEGLQQIAGEYERDGVPEDWDLEDIHMTVEARLTEIVGPAAGRLHTARSRNDQVATDFRMWVRVAMQRAVAGIDAVLGALVVRAEEHADSIMPGFTHLQTAQPVTLGHHLLAYFEMLMRDRSRFADALTRLDECPLGSAALAGTGFDLDRDMTAAALGFARPTRNSLDAVSDRDFALDYLMAASQCSLHLSRLAEEFIIWASQPFGFVKLPDTLSTGSSIMPQKRNPDAAELVRGHAGRVIGCATSLMVTMKGLPLAYSKDMQDDKPPVFEAAGLIDLSLAAMAGMVADSGFDTARMRKAAEAGHATATDLADWLVRQADIPFREAHHITGAAVKLADEKGVALDGLAIDDLTAIDPRIDERVFDALSVDASVAARASYGGTAPVRVREQVAAAKQRLGMED, translated from the coding sequence ATGTGGGGCGGCAGGTTCGCCGAGGGGCCTAGCGCGATCATGCGCGAAATCAACGCCTCGATCCCCTTCGACAAGGCTCTCTGGCGCGAGGATATAGCGGGCAGCCGCGCGCATGTAGCCATGCTGGCCAAACAGGGCATCGTGAGCGAGGCCGACGCCAAGGCCATCGACGAGGGTCTTCAACAGATCGCGGGCGAATACGAGCGCGATGGGGTGCCCGAGGACTGGGATCTCGAAGACATCCACATGACCGTGGAAGCGCGGCTGACCGAAATCGTCGGCCCCGCCGCCGGGCGCCTCCATACCGCGCGCAGTCGCAACGATCAGGTGGCGACCGATTTCCGCATGTGGGTGCGCGTCGCCATGCAACGCGCCGTCGCCGGGATCGACGCCGTGCTGGGCGCGCTGGTAGTCCGGGCGGAAGAGCATGCGGACAGTATCATGCCCGGCTTCACGCATTTGCAGACCGCGCAGCCGGTGACGCTCGGCCATCACCTGCTGGCCTATTTCGAGATGCTGATGCGCGACCGTTCGCGCTTTGCCGATGCGCTGACGCGGCTGGACGAGTGCCCGCTGGGTTCGGCGGCGCTCGCGGGCACCGGATTCGATCTCGATCGCGACATGACCGCCGCAGCGCTCGGTTTTGCAAGGCCGACGCGCAACAGCCTCGATGCCGTATCCGATCGCGATTTCGCGCTCGATTACCTGATGGCGGCGAGCCAGTGCTCGCTGCATCTCAGCCGTCTGGCGGAAGAGTTCATCATCTGGGCGAGCCAGCCCTTCGGCTTCGTCAAGCTGCCTGATACGCTCTCGACCGGCAGTTCGATCATGCCGCAAAAACGCAATCCCGACGCCGCCGAACTGGTGCGCGGCCATGCGGGCCGAGTGATCGGCTGCGCTACCAGCCTGATGGTCACGATGAAGGGCCTGCCCCTCGCCTATTCGAAGGACATGCAGGACGACAAACCGCCGGTTTTCGAAGCGGCGGGCCTGATCGACCTGAGCCTGGCCGCCATGGCGGGGATGGTGGCCGATAGCGGGTTCGACACCGCGCGCATGCGCAAGGCGGCCGAGGCGGGGCACGCCACCGCCACGGACCTTGCCGACTGGCTGGTGCGGCAAGCGGACATCCCGTTCCGCGAGGCGCATCACATCACCGGCGCGGCGGTCAAGCTGGCGGACGAGAAAGGTGTCGCGCTAGACGGCCTGGCCATCGACGATCTCACGGCGATCGACCCCCGCATCGACGAGCGCGTGTTCGATGCACTGTCGGTCGATGCCTCGGTCGCGGCGCGCGCTTCCTATGGCGGCACGGCGCCGGTTCGCGTAAGGGAGCAGGTGGCCGCGGCGAAGCAGCGCCTCGGGATGGAGGATTGA
- the lptM gene encoding LPS translocon maturation chaperone LptM, producing MRYRVTLVAALMLGACGQKAPLEPVEGASLPPAPYGAAVQPDADELLVLDPEAAPARNVELRTRSEEREDDPFDLPPE from the coding sequence ATGCGTTACCGGGTCACACTTGTCGCCGCACTAATGCTGGGCGCCTGCGGGCAGAAAGCCCCGCTCGAACCCGTGGAAGGCGCCTCGCTGCCCCCGGCTCCCTATGGCGCGGCGGTGCAGCCCGATGCCGACGAGCTGCTCGTGCTCGATCCCGAAGCGGCACCGGCTCGCAATGTCGAATTGCGCACCCGGTCGGAAGAACGCGAAGACGATCCCTTCGACCTCCCGCCCGAGTGA
- a CDS encoding L,D-transpeptidase family protein, whose translation MRSLALSSAIAVAAAALPASQAHAQQARAGERADFVLVDKSDRKLWVYQGGRVIRSYSGLQYGDRPMGHKRFQGDERTPEGRYTITYGNEQSSFYLSLHIDYPNARDRAYARARGRSPGGLIFIHGQPNGLPFDERVPGDWTDGCIALSNAEIAELWSLVPDGTPIEIRP comes from the coding sequence ATGCGCAGCCTCGCCCTCTCTTCAGCGATCGCAGTTGCCGCAGCAGCGTTGCCAGCATCGCAGGCCCATGCCCAGCAGGCGCGGGCGGGAGAGCGGGCGGATTTCGTTCTCGTCGACAAGTCGGACCGTAAATTGTGGGTGTATCAGGGCGGCCGGGTGATCCGAAGCTATTCTGGCCTGCAATATGGTGACCGGCCGATGGGCCACAAACGCTTTCAGGGGGACGAGCGTACCCCGGAAGGGCGGTATACGATCACCTATGGCAACGAGCAGTCGAGCTTCTATCTCAGCCTGCATATCGACTATCCCAACGCGCGGGACAGGGCCTATGCGCGTGCCCGGGGCCGCTCTCCCGGCGGGCTGATCTTCATCCACGGCCAGCCCAATGGCCTGCCCTTCGACGAGCGGGTGCCGGGCGACTGGACCGATGGCTGCATCGCGCTCTCGAATGCCGAGATCGCCGAGCTGTGGAGCCTGGTGCCCGACGGAACCCCGATAGAGATCAGGCCCTAA
- a CDS encoding adenylosuccinate synthase translates to MANVTVIGAQWGDEGKGKIVDWLASRADAVVRFQGGHNAGHTLVVGDKTYKLSLLPSGIVTGTLSIVGNGVVLDPWHLKAEVEKLEGQGVEINPDNFAIADNCPLILPIHRDLDGLRETAAGSGKIGTTGRGIGPAYEDKVGRRAIRVCDLAHLDHLEPQLDRLCAHHDALRAGFDQPPIDREELLAQLREIAPFVLQFAQPVWKRLKKVRKAGAKILFEGAQGVLLDIDHGTYPFVTSSNTVSGTAAAGSGLGPNSTGFVLGIVKAYTTRVGSGPFPTELDDEVGEGIGERGHEFGTVTGRQRRVGWFDAVLVRQTCAISGVTGIALTKIDVLDGMDEVKICTGYRLNGKIMDYFPSHAADQAAVEPIYETMPGWSESTAGARSFADLPANAVKYIQRVQELIETPVALVSTSPERDDTILMRDPFMD, encoded by the coding sequence ATGGCAAATGTGACCGTAATCGGTGCCCAGTGGGGCGATGAGGGCAAGGGCAAGATCGTCGACTGGCTCGCTAGCCGGGCAGACGCGGTCGTGCGTTTCCAAGGTGGCCATAATGCGGGCCACACGCTTGTCGTCGGCGACAAGACCTACAAGCTGTCCCTGCTGCCCAGCGGTATCGTGACAGGTACGCTGAGCATCGTCGGCAATGGCGTGGTGCTCGATCCCTGGCATCTCAAGGCCGAGGTCGAGAAGCTCGAGGGCCAGGGCGTCGAGATCAATCCTGACAACTTCGCCATCGCCGACAATTGCCCGCTGATCCTGCCGATCCATCGCGACCTCGACGGTCTGCGCGAAACGGCAGCCGGAAGCGGCAAGATCGGCACCACGGGCCGCGGTATCGGGCCGGCTTACGAGGACAAGGTCGGCCGCCGCGCGATCCGCGTCTGCGACCTGGCGCATCTCGATCATCTCGAACCGCAGCTCGATCGCCTGTGCGCACATCACGACGCGCTGCGGGCAGGCTTCGATCAGCCGCCGATCGACCGCGAGGAACTGCTCGCCCAGCTACGCGAGATCGCGCCCTTCGTACTGCAATTCGCCCAGCCGGTGTGGAAACGCCTGAAAAAGGTCCGCAAGGCGGGCGCCAAGATCCTGTTCGAAGGCGCGCAGGGCGTGCTGCTCGATATCGACCACGGCACCTATCCCTTCGTCACCAGCTCGAACACGGTCAGCGGCACTGCTGCAGCCGGCAGCGGTCTTGGACCCAACTCCACCGGCTTCGTGCTCGGCATCGTCAAGGCCTACACCACACGGGTCGGCAGCGGGCCTTTCCCGACCGAGCTCGACGACGAGGTCGGCGAGGGCATTGGCGAGCGCGGCCACGAATTCGGCACCGTTACCGGACGCCAGCGCAGGGTGGGCTGGTTCGATGCCGTGCTGGTGCGCCAGACCTGCGCGATCAGCGGTGTAACCGGTATCGCGCTGACCAAGATCGACGTGCTTGACGGGATGGATGAGGTGAAGATCTGCACCGGCTATCGCCTGAACGGCAAGATCATGGACTATTTCCCTAGCCATGCCGCCGACCAAGCCGCAGTCGAACCGATCTACGAGACAATGCCGGGGTGGAGCGAAAGCACCGCCGGGGCGCGCAGTTTCGCCGATCTTCCGGCCAATGCGGTGAAGTATATCCAGCGCGTGCAGGAACTGATCGAAACGCCGGTGGCGCTGGTTTCCACCAGCCCCGAGCGCGACGACACGATCCTGATGCGCGATCCGTTCATGGATTGA
- a CDS encoding RNA polymerase sigma factor, whose translation MKGRNAKAPSAERLYDELLVTLVQSGDRRAGERLAIRWQPRLARTARRLLADDEAALGVVQETWLSILRGVEGLRDPTRFAPWAFGILRRRCTDHIRRAQSNRLHRAESGEEPDLPATADDALAIRQAFAALPRDQRFAAQLFFVEGLTLAEIAEVQQVPLGTAKTRLFHARRKLKVALSEDKPGEDL comes from the coding sequence ATGAAGGGCCGGAACGCCAAAGCGCCGTCGGCGGAACGGCTCTACGACGAACTGCTCGTCACGCTGGTGCAATCGGGCGACCGGCGCGCCGGGGAGAGGCTGGCCATACGCTGGCAGCCACGATTGGCGCGCACCGCCCGTCGGCTTCTGGCCGATGACGAAGCGGCGCTGGGAGTGGTTCAGGAGACTTGGCTGTCGATCCTGCGCGGGGTCGAGGGCTTGCGCGATCCGACCCGCTTTGCGCCCTGGGCCTTCGGCATCCTGCGCCGACGATGCACGGATCATATCCGGAGGGCGCAGTCGAACAGATTGCACAGGGCCGAGAGCGGGGAAGAGCCCGATCTGCCCGCCACGGCGGACGATGCATTAGCCATCCGTCAGGCCTTCGCTGCGCTACCCCGCGATCAGCGATTCGCCGCGCAACTGTTCTTCGTCGAAGGGCTCACCCTCGCCGAGATCGCCGAGGTGCAGCAAGTGCCGCTGGGCACCGCCAAGACGCGCCTCTTCCACGCTCGCCGCAAGCTGAAAGTGGCCCTGAGCGAAGACAAACCAGGAGAAGACCTATGA
- a CDS encoding MarR family transcriptional regulator, translated as MQANFSYEPVSDSSGSRLSVTVLADRDHVRAEMREDALAAGFRLLECCSLEEYAQGPLAALGDLVLIDCGQASADALALFSRLDMRGGKAGAQMVVSTTMAALDSVFACFSMSSPQILVDPGRAERVIAIGRVLARISNLRLREMGEEDRIMLLRLTEQVGRLAERLEMLSPGQREGGGAFRFEAPTTAWQGEGHEYEPTRKDDDRPRLPDAAVIRRLIKARQLRARYFDADHFADPAWDILLDLAAARAERQQVSVTSLCIAAGVPATTALRWIGQMVDADLLVRVSDPHDRRRAYIALADNTADAMARYFAEVRAGELAVI; from the coding sequence ATGCAGGCCAATTTCAGCTACGAACCGGTAAGCGATTCTTCCGGCAGTCGGCTTTCGGTGACCGTGCTGGCGGATCGCGATCATGTTCGCGCCGAAATGCGTGAAGATGCATTGGCGGCCGGATTCCGCCTCCTCGAATGTTGCAGTCTGGAGGAGTATGCACAGGGACCGCTCGCCGCGCTGGGCGATCTGGTGTTGATCGATTGTGGGCAGGCGAGTGCCGATGCGCTGGCGCTGTTTTCCCGGCTCGACATGCGCGGCGGCAAGGCGGGCGCACAGATGGTGGTTTCGACAACAATGGCCGCGCTCGACAGCGTGTTCGCTTGCTTTTCCATGTCGTCTCCGCAGATCCTCGTCGATCCCGGAAGGGCCGAACGGGTGATCGCCATCGGCCGGGTGCTGGCGCGCATTTCCAATCTGCGATTGCGCGAAATGGGCGAGGAGGACCGGATCATGCTTTTGCGCCTGACCGAGCAGGTCGGTCGGCTTGCGGAACGGCTCGAGATGCTCTCGCCCGGCCAGCGCGAAGGGGGCGGGGCGTTCCGCTTCGAAGCGCCGACCACGGCTTGGCAGGGCGAGGGGCACGAATATGAGCCGACCCGTAAGGACGATGACCGTCCCCGCCTTCCCGATGCTGCCGTCATCCGGCGGTTGATCAAGGCCCGCCAGTTGCGCGCGCGTTATTTCGATGCCGACCACTTCGCCGATCCCGCCTGGGACATATTGCTCGATCTGGCGGCTGCACGGGCTGAGCGGCAGCAGGTCAGCGTCACCTCGCTGTGTATTGCGGCCGGGGTCCCGGCGACGACTGCGCTGCGCTGGATCGGCCAGATGGTCGATGCCGATCTCCTGGTGCGGGTTTCCGACCCGCACGATCGCCGCCGAGCCTATATTGCGTTGGCCGACAACACTGCCGATGCAATGGCGCGCTATTTCGCCGAAGTGCGTGCCGGGGAACTGGCGGTTATCTGA
- a CDS encoding zinc-binding dehydrogenase, with translation MPTTGKQLFTTLESDGTLTVEIANSEFRDPTGNQVLVKMEAAPINPSDLAILTGAADFENAEYSPGKVVAKMPEPFNSGQKARHGQRLPAGNEGAGTVVATGDSDMAKALMGQRVACVPGSAYAEYAIADAAMCLPLGDHSAEAGASSFVNPMTALGFAENAKMDGQKAILHTVGASNLGQMLVRICQEDGLDLVNIVRKQEHADLLTGLGAKHVVNSSDENFFANLKATIDETNAFYGFDPIGGGQMVDTCFKAMEQVAVSKMTEYSRYGSNQAKRMFIYGRLDFSPTTLTPSYGFGWTLSGWLLTPFLQHAGMETVMRMRKRVLDNLTTTFASHYKTKVDLEGMLTKDAILDYRQMKTGEKYLVMPNG, from the coding sequence ATGCCAACCACCGGAAAGCAGCTTTTCACTACTCTTGAAAGCGACGGTACGCTTACGGTCGAAATCGCGAACAGCGAGTTTCGCGATCCCACGGGCAATCAAGTGCTGGTCAAGATGGAAGCTGCGCCGATCAACCCTTCGGACCTCGCGATCCTGACCGGCGCGGCCGATTTCGAGAATGCCGAATACTCGCCCGGCAAGGTCGTCGCCAAGATGCCCGAACCGTTCAATTCGGGGCAGAAGGCGCGCCACGGCCAACGTCTTCCGGCAGGCAATGAAGGTGCCGGCACCGTCGTCGCCACGGGTGACAGCGACATGGCCAAGGCGCTGATGGGCCAGCGCGTCGCCTGCGTACCGGGCAGCGCCTATGCCGAATACGCCATTGCCGACGCCGCCATGTGCCTGCCGCTGGGCGATCACAGCGCCGAGGCCGGTGCATCGAGCTTCGTCAATCCGATGACCGCTCTGGGCTTTGCCGAAAATGCCAAGATGGACGGCCAGAAGGCGATCCTGCACACGGTCGGCGCCTCGAACCTGGGGCAGATGCTGGTCAGGATCTGCCAGGAAGACGGGCTCGATCTCGTCAACATCGTGCGCAAGCAGGAGCATGCGGACCTGCTCACCGGGCTCGGCGCGAAGCACGTGGTCAACTCCTCGGACGAGAACTTCTTCGCCAACCTCAAGGCGACCATCGACGAAACCAACGCCTTTTACGGCTTCGACCCGATCGGCGGCGGCCAAATGGTCGACACCTGCTTCAAGGCGATGGAGCAGGTCGCGGTGTCGAAGATGACCGAGTATTCGCGCTACGGTTCGAACCAGGCGAAGCGCATGTTCATCTATGGCCGCCTCGACTTTTCGCCGACCACGCTGACGCCCTCCTACGGCTTCGGCTGGACGCTGTCGGGCTGGCTGCTGACTCCGTTTCTGCAGCATGCGGGCATGGAAACCGTGATGCGGATGCGCAAGCGCGTGCTCGACAACCTCACCACCACCTTCGCGAGCCACTACAAGACCAAGGTCGATCTCGAAGGCATGCTGACCAAGGACGCGATCCTCGACTATCGCCAGATGAAGACCGGCGAGAAATATCTCGTCATGCCGAACGGATAA
- a CDS encoding TlpA family protein disulfide reductase, whose product MSRLSFTLAITLGLAVAGCDRGASDAAQESTASPAPTGRIDDGEAGTLMPAANVTDPDGRVLNLGALQGMPVLVNLWATWCAPCVKEMPLLDELASEYEGRLRVLTVSQDMQGADKVEPFFAQGDFAMLEPWMDPQNELGFAIGGGMMPTTVLYDSLGREVWRVQGDYDWSSEEARAAIDAAIAE is encoded by the coding sequence TTGTCCCGCTTGTCGTTCACGCTTGCCATTACCCTCGGTCTTGCTGTCGCGGGCTGCGATAGGGGCGCGTCCGATGCGGCGCAAGAAAGCACCGCTTCACCCGCGCCAACCGGCCGGATCGACGACGGCGAGGCAGGGACGCTGATGCCGGCGGCCAATGTCACCGATCCCGATGGACGCGTGCTCAATCTCGGCGCGTTGCAGGGTATGCCCGTATTGGTGAATCTCTGGGCCACCTGGTGTGCGCCCTGCGTCAAGGAGATGCCGCTACTCGACGAACTGGCGAGCGAATACGAGGGGCGCCTGAGGGTCCTGACCGTCAGCCAGGACATGCAGGGGGCGGACAAGGTGGAGCCGTTCTTCGCGCAGGGCGATTTCGCCATGCTCGAACCGTGGATGGACCCGCAGAACGAACTCGGCTTTGCGATCGGCGGCGGAATGATGCCGACCACGGTGCTTTACGATTCGCTCGGCCGCGAAGTCTGGCGCGTGCAGGGCGATTACGACTGGTCGTCGGAAGAGGCCCGCGCCGCCATCGACGCGGCTATCGCGGAGTAG
- a CDS encoding precorrin-2 dehydrogenase/sirohydrochlorin ferrochelatase family protein, with amino-acid sequence MHSLPLFHRIRGERVVVVGTGDMAAAKARLVERSGGLPCPETEAHHARIAFVALEDSRAAEAAALRLKRAGLLVNVADRPDLCDFTLPSVLDRDPVLVAVSTGGASAGLAKHLRLRLEAILPQSLGPLATALAAARDAIRARFPDGNARRRAIDTALQEGGALDPFANFEAGTVQQWLAARNATKRSEVLDFTLTSSDPEELTLRQARALGMADTVLHDPQVSEEVLVRARADAVRAALPATPPEDGLTVILRLGQITASSPARTSAK; translated from the coding sequence ATGCATAGCCTTCCTCTCTTCCACCGCATCCGCGGAGAGCGGGTGGTGGTCGTGGGGACGGGCGACATGGCTGCGGCGAAAGCCCGGCTGGTGGAGCGTTCCGGGGGCCTGCCCTGCCCCGAAACCGAAGCCCATCACGCGAGGATCGCTTTCGTCGCGCTCGAGGACAGCCGCGCTGCAGAGGCGGCCGCTCTGCGGCTCAAGCGCGCGGGGCTGCTGGTGAACGTCGCCGACAGGCCCGATTTGTGCGATTTCACTCTGCCGAGTGTGCTCGACCGCGATCCGGTGCTGGTGGCGGTGAGCACGGGCGGTGCCTCGGCAGGGCTTGCCAAGCACCTGCGGCTGCGGCTGGAGGCGATTCTGCCCCAATCGCTAGGACCGCTGGCGACGGCACTGGCAGCTGCGCGCGATGCCATCCGTGCCCGCTTCCCCGATGGCAATGCGCGGCGACGGGCGATCGACACCGCTTTGCAGGAAGGGGGCGCGCTCGATCCATTCGCGAACTTCGAGGCCGGGACAGTGCAGCAATGGCTGGCCGCGAGGAACGCGACCAAGCGGAGCGAAGTGCTGGATTTCACGCTGACCAGCAGCGATCCCGAGGAACTGACACTGCGGCAGGCACGCGCGTTGGGCATGGCCGATACCGTATTGCACGATCCGCAGGTGTCCGAAGAAGTGCTGGTCCGGGCGCGCGCCGACGCGGTGCGCGCGGCGCTTCCCGCCACGCCGCCGGAAGATGGGCTGACCGTCATCCTGAGACTGGGTCAGATAACCGCCAGTTCCCCGGCACGCACTTCGGCGAAATAG
- a CDS encoding asparaginase: protein MTTKLTVLATGGTIAGIAGSAIAHDYRAGEIGIEDYLERVGGLGLEAELSGTQIANIDSADIGPDAWHSLHIAALAALADGDCQGIIVTHGTDTLEETAFLLDLTLPATKPVVVVGAMRPADAVGYDGLRNFANAVRVASDAQAAGRGVLVVMGDRVFAARDVRKVRTRGTEAFRGFPRESVGLVTPASLEWFGAPWRSETQTAFAWPETLPEVIVVFAHAGLDGAAVRRQIGENTRGVVVAGVGEGNMPESARTELVKFAHRGIPVVRASRADEGLVDREPEDSENRFVAGRALNPQKARILLQLLLAGGESDPAAIQRAFDAR from the coding sequence ATGACGACAAAGCTCACGGTTCTCGCCACCGGCGGCACGATTGCCGGGATTGCCGGGTCTGCCATCGCGCATGATTATCGCGCGGGCGAGATCGGGATCGAGGACTATCTCGAACGCGTCGGCGGGCTTGGTCTCGAAGCCGAGCTGTCGGGCACGCAGATCGCAAATATCGATTCGGCGGATATTGGGCCGGATGCTTGGCACTCGCTGCATATCGCCGCGCTGGCCGCGCTGGCAGACGGGGATTGCCAGGGCATTATCGTCACCCATGGCACCGATACGCTGGAAGAAACCGCCTTCCTGCTCGACCTGACGCTGCCCGCGACCAAGCCGGTGGTGGTGGTCGGGGCGATGCGGCCCGCCGATGCGGTCGGTTATGACGGGCTCAGGAACTTCGCCAATGCCGTGCGCGTGGCGAGCGATGCGCAAGCCGCCGGGCGCGGGGTGCTGGTGGTGATGGGCGACCGCGTGTTCGCCGCGCGCGATGTGCGCAAGGTGCGCACCCGCGGGACCGAAGCGTTTCGCGGCTTCCCGCGCGAATCGGTCGGGCTGGTAACGCCCGCCTCGCTCGAATGGTTCGGTGCCCCTTGGCGCAGCGAAACGCAGACCGCCTTCGCCTGGCCCGAAACACTGCCCGAGGTGATTGTCGTCTTCGCTCATGCAGGGCTCGACGGGGCGGCCGTGAGGCGACAAATCGGCGAGAACACGCGCGGCGTGGTGGTTGCGGGCGTGGGCGAGGGCAACATGCCCGAGAGCGCGCGGACCGAGTTGGTCAAGTTCGCCCATCGCGGCATCCCCGTGGTTCGTGCAAGCCGCGCCGACGAGGGCCTTGTCGACCGCGAGCCAGAAGATAGCGAAAACCGCTTCGTCGCCGGGCGCGCGCTCAATCCGCAAAAGGCGCGCATTCTGCTGCAATTGCTGCTGGCGGGCGGCGAGAGCGACCCCGCCGCCATCCAGCGCGCTTTCGACGCCCGCTAG